In Iodobacter fluviatilis, one DNA window encodes the following:
- a CDS encoding efflux RND transporter permease subunit, which translates to MFARFFIDRPVFAWVIAIIIVLAGLLAFKSLPISQYPEVAPPALTINATYPGASAQVMEETVTALIEQEMNGLENMQYMSSNSDSAGNMAITLTFRPGTDLDIASVEAQNRVKRVEARLPSEVRQQGVQVVKSRSNYLMFVTLLSPDGSHDNVALGSYVNSSVIDSIRRVPGVGEAMLFGSEYAMRIWLDPAKLTGFKLSAAEALAAVRAQNVQLATGEIGQLPAPPGQQFTATVVTQGRYVTAEQFGNIVLRDGKNGSQLRLKDVARVELGASDYSVLARLNGKSIAAIGIKLSPDGNALETAKAVKAKLAELSKFFPKGVAYEVPYDTSKFVDISIHEVMKTLVEAIGLVFVVMYLFLGNIRATLIPTIVVPIALLGALVGLQLFGYSINVLTMFAMVLAIGILVDDAIVVIENVERIMSEEGLAPREATQKAMGQIIGPIIAITLVLTAVFVPMAFFSGAVGAIYRQFSVTLVLTMFFSALMALTLTPALCATFLKPLKKGEHHGTKGFLGWFNRKFAALTIRYQGWVGTCIRKTGLSLLFFALILASTGWLMSRLPTSFLPDEDQGYFISVVQLPAGATHERTLEIVQQVEAHFVKQPEVDRVIAIVGFSFFGRGQNAALAFVTLKDWKDRPLPNDQVGPVVQRANMMLFRIKQAFAFATNVPPIPELASVGGFDFRLQDRAGLGRDRLYEARNMLLGMAAQNKALAGVRPDGQEPGQQLLLDVNKVKASQLGIDMTELNSTLAISLGSAYVNDFVREGRILRVLMQATPESRLSPDDLLKLQVKTRAGNLVPLSEIAVAKWQAGASALDRYNGLPAFKISGGPAPGKSSGEAMDAMEAMAKQLPPGVGFEWSGTSFEERLSGSQAPFLFGLSILIVFLCLAALYESWSIPFAVLWVVPLGIFGAVAAMTLRGLPDDVYFKVGLIAIIGLSAKNAILIIEFARDLQRQGLSAVDATLEACRLRFRPILMTSFAFIAGVLPLAMSSGAGAASRRAIGTGVMGGMITATVFAVFLVPVFFVVVRRFFPENPVVRSDEIADDHR; encoded by the coding sequence ATGTTTGCTCGATTTTTTATCGATCGCCCTGTTTTTGCATGGGTGATCGCCATTATTATTGTTTTGGCAGGTTTGCTGGCTTTTAAAAGCTTGCCGATCTCTCAATACCCCGAAGTGGCTCCGCCTGCTTTAACGATTAACGCTACTTATCCTGGTGCTAGTGCACAGGTGATGGAGGAAACAGTTACAGCGCTGATTGAGCAGGAAATGAATGGCCTGGAGAACATGCAATATATGAGCTCCAACAGCGATAGCGCCGGCAATATGGCGATTACGCTGACCTTCAGACCCGGTACAGATTTAGACATCGCCTCGGTAGAAGCGCAAAACCGTGTTAAGCGGGTTGAAGCGCGTTTGCCAAGTGAAGTACGCCAGCAGGGCGTGCAGGTGGTTAAATCGCGTAGTAACTATCTGATGTTTGTCACGCTCTTGTCGCCTGATGGCAGCCACGACAATGTAGCGCTGGGCAGTTATGTGAATTCCAGCGTCATTGATTCGATCCGCCGTGTGCCGGGTGTGGGTGAAGCCATGCTGTTTGGCTCTGAATACGCCATGCGTATCTGGCTGGATCCGGCCAAGCTGACTGGGTTCAAGCTGTCTGCGGCTGAAGCGCTGGCTGCGGTGCGCGCACAAAACGTGCAATTGGCTACGGGTGAGATTGGGCAGTTGCCCGCGCCACCGGGCCAGCAGTTTACGGCAACGGTAGTAACTCAGGGGCGTTATGTTACGGCAGAGCAGTTTGGCAATATTGTGCTGCGCGATGGCAAAAATGGCTCACAGTTACGTTTAAAAGACGTGGCCAGAGTTGAGCTGGGCGCCTCCGATTACAGCGTGCTGGCACGTTTAAATGGCAAGAGTATTGCGGCGATCGGGATTAAGCTCTCCCCGGATGGCAATGCGCTGGAAACAGCTAAGGCGGTGAAGGCCAAGCTGGCAGAGCTGTCTAAGTTCTTTCCTAAGGGCGTGGCTTATGAAGTGCCTTACGATACGTCCAAATTTGTGGATATCTCTATCCATGAAGTAATGAAAACACTGGTCGAAGCGATTGGCCTTGTGTTTGTGGTGATGTATTTATTCTTGGGTAATATCCGCGCGACCTTGATCCCGACCATTGTTGTGCCGATTGCGCTTTTGGGTGCTTTGGTGGGCTTGCAGCTGTTTGGTTATTCGATCAATGTGTTGACGATGTTTGCCATGGTATTGGCCATTGGTATTCTGGTTGACGATGCCATTGTGGTGATCGAAAACGTCGAACGGATTATGTCTGAAGAGGGACTTGCTCCGCGCGAAGCCACGCAAAAAGCGATGGGGCAGATTATCGGCCCGATTATCGCGATTACCCTCGTGCTGACGGCGGTGTTTGTGCCGATGGCGTTTTTCTCGGGCGCGGTGGGCGCGATTTATCGCCAGTTCTCGGTGACTTTAGTGCTGACCATGTTCTTCTCGGCGCTGATGGCTTTAACCTTAACACCGGCACTGTGCGCCACCTTCCTGAAGCCTTTGAAAAAGGGCGAGCATCATGGCACCAAGGGCTTTTTAGGCTGGTTTAACCGTAAGTTTGCCGCCTTAACCATCCGTTATCAGGGCTGGGTAGGCACATGCATTCGTAAAACCGGCTTATCCCTGCTGTTTTTTGCCTTGATTCTGGCCTCTACCGGCTGGCTGATGTCGCGCTTGCCTACGTCTTTCCTGCCTGACGAAGACCAAGGTTACTTTATTAGCGTGGTGCAATTGCCTGCTGGGGCAACACACGAGCGCACGCTGGAAATCGTTCAGCAGGTTGAAGCACACTTTGTGAAGCAGCCTGAAGTGGATCGCGTGATTGCGATTGTGGGTTTCAGCTTCTTTGGCCGTGGCCAGAATGCGGCGCTAGCGTTTGTCACTTTAAAAGACTGGAAAGATCGTCCGCTGCCAAACGATCAGGTTGGCCCAGTGGTGCAACGCGCCAATATGATGTTGTTCCGCATTAAGCAGGCATTTGCATTTGCCACCAATGTGCCGCCGATTCCTGAATTGGCATCGGTGGGCGGTTTTGATTTCCGCTTGCAAGATCGTGCAGGTTTAGGGCGGGACCGTTTGTACGAAGCACGCAATATGCTGCTGGGTATGGCCGCACAAAACAAAGCCCTAGCCGGGGTTCGCCCGGATGGTCAGGAGCCTGGGCAGCAGCTGTTACTTGATGTCAACAAGGTAAAAGCCAGCCAGCTGGGCATTGATATGACCGAGCTGAATAGCACCTTGGCGATTTCACTGGGCTCTGCCTATGTAAACGACTTTGTGCGCGAAGGCCGTATCTTGCGTGTCTTGATGCAAGCCACACCGGAAAGCCGTCTTTCACCAGACGATTTACTTAAGCTGCAAGTTAAAACGCGTGCAGGCAATTTAGTGCCGCTATCTGAAATTGCCGTGGCCAAATGGCAGGCAGGTGCTTCTGCACTTGATCGCTATAACGGCTTACCAGCATTTAAGATTTCGGGTGGCCCGGCTCCGGGTAAAAGCTCGGGCGAGGCGATGGATGCGATGGAAGCCATGGCTAAGCAATTGCCGCCTGGCGTGGGTTTTGAATGGTCGGGTACTTCGTTTGAAGAGCGTTTATCCGGATCACAAGCGCCATTCTTGTTTGGCTTATCGATTTTGATCGTGTTCTTATGCCTTGCTGCGCTTTATGAGAGCTGGTCAATTCCGTTTGCCGTGCTGTGGGTTGTGCCGCTGGGTATCTTTGGTGCGGTGGCCGCCATGACATTGCGCGGCTTGCCAGATGATGTGTACTTTAAGGTGGGGCTGATTGCCATTATTGGTTTGTCGGCAAAGAACGCGATTCTGATTATTGAATTTGCCCGTGATTTGCAGCGCCAGGGCTTGAGTGCGGTCGATGCCACGCTGGAAGCTTGCCGCTTACGCTTCCGCCCAATTCTGATGACCTCCTTTGCTTTTATTGCTGGTGTATTGCCGCTGGCGATGAGTTCGGGTGCTGGTGCGGCAAGCCGCCGTGCTATTGGTACCGGGGTAATGGGCGGGATGATTACGGCTACGGTTTTTGCGGTGTTCCTTGTGCCGGTGTTCTTTGTCGTGGTGCGCCGTTTCTTCCCTGAGAACCCCGTGGTACGCAGCGATGAAATTGCGGACGACCATCGTTAA